From Saccharibacillus brassicae:
TCACGGCCAGGCATTGGTACGGCCGGCGGACCCAGTCCGCGTCGCGCGTATTGCCGGTGTACATCAGGTACAGCCGGCCGTCTTTTTCGATCGCGCTGCCGGAGTACGCGCCGTGCGAATCGTAGAGGCCGCCCGGTTCCAGGCCGATCCCGGCGTCGGTCCAACGGGCCAGGTCGGAGGAGACGACATGATACCAATATTTCATGCCGTGCTCCGTGCCGAGCGGAAACCATTGGTAGAACAGATGGTATTGGCCGTTGTAATAAGCGAAGCCGTTCGGATCGTTCAGCAGGCCGGCGTGCGGCTGGATATGGTACGTCTGCCGCCAGGCGCAGTCTGCGGCCCGTTCGGCCAGCCGTTCCAGTTCGCCGGCTTCCGCCTGGCGCAGCAGCCGGTATTTCTGTGCTCGCGTCATAGGCATAAGAGTAAGGCTTCCTCCTTGTTTATTTTTTAGGAACCGGTTCCGTTTTGTTTTAAAAAAAGAGACACTACAAGAAAAACAAAAGAAGGAACCGGTTCCAAAACAGGATGCAAAAACTTTCGCCTCTCGGCAGACCGGTCCGTTCCTGCGCCGGGACGCTGCCCGAACGCATGATTGGAACCGGTTCCGATTGCATTATACCGAAGGCTTATTCAAATTGTCAACGCTTTCTCGGGCGAGCAGCTCGACGTCCAGCACCGTCAGGCGTTCCACTTCTTCCCCGGCGGTCAGCTTCAGCATACTGCGCGCCGCATGCTTGCCGGCTTCGTAGTACGGGAAACGGACGGTCGTCAATTCCGGGTTGATGATCGCCGTGACCTCGTAACCCCCGAAGCCGGTAACCGACAGCTGCGACGGGATCGACAATCCCCGCAGATGCGCCGTTTTGACGACGCCGAGCGCGAGATTGTCGGTAGCGCAGACGATCAGCGAAGGCGCGCATTCGTCGAGGATCGTTTCGGCCGCGAGGCGCGCGTCTCCGATGGCGAAGCTGCTCTCGTAATACGAAATGTCGCAGTCTGCGCAGTCTGCCGCCGCGGCCCGGAAGCCTTCTTTGCGCCGCCGCCCGACCGCTTCGTCGTCTTCGGTCACGCCGAGGTAGGCGATGCGGCGATGCCCCATGCCGAGCACATGGCGTCCCATCAGCAGGCCGGCCCGGTAATCGTCGTACACAAGACTGTGCAGCCGGTTGCTGCCCTGGCCGACGAGCAGCACCGGAATGCCTGCCGCTTCGGCTGCCCGCAGATGCTCGTCCGTCACCTGCGCCGGCATCAAGATGATGCCCGCCACTTTTTGCCGGGCCAGGTCCTGCATCGCTTCGATCTCCCGCTGCGGGTCCTGCCCCGCGTTATAGACGAGCATCCGTCCGCCCGCCGTCCGCAGTTCTTCGTCGATGCCGGTCATCGTCTGCGCGGCCGCGAACGAGTCGAGCCGGGGCACGATGGTGCCGATCAGATGGGTCCGTTTGGCTTTGAGGCTCTGGGCGAACGTGTTCGGCACGTAACCGGCTTCCCGGGTAATGCGTTCGAGCTTCTGCTTCGTTTTGGCGCTGACGGAGCCGCCGTTCAGGTAACGGGAGACCGTGCTTTTGGCGACGCCCGCCATCTGCGCGATATCCGAGATGTTTTTGGTCATGTCCGCTTTTTCCCCTCGCTTTCGCTATGTCGATTTTACCACGTTCACACTTTGTTTGCCGCCGAGGGGTCTCAAAAAGAGATCGAAATGCCGATAGAAAGAAAGAAGGGTTTTTGCCGCGGTTCGGCGGCCGCCCAATTGGAGAAACGGGGAGTGTTCGATGATGGAAGACCGCATGCACGGGAAAAGGGAAGCCCGCAGCGCAAATCGTATCCACAAGCGAATCGAGAAAAGAATCGTCGGCGGAGTCCGGATCGGTATCGCGCTGATCGCGGGTATCGGCCTGCTCGTTTATTTGGCTTTTATCGCCGGCGTCCTGCTGCTCGCGGGCAAGGGCTTGCATGCGGTATGGGGATTCATTTTCGGCTGACCGGGTAAAAAAGATTGTCACCGCTTCGAAGTTTTGTTAGACTGGCGGTGTTCCACATTCTGTAGAATTCGAGAGGTACACCCTATACGATGAAGTATACAACGCATGTCCTTATCTAACCCGGCATATTCGCTTGTTCGCGGCGCACGGTCTCATCACCGTGTATTTGACTGCGAACGAACAGCGGATCACGACAGGCGGACGTTCAGACGTTCGGCTGCGGCAGGAGTGAGAGAGGGATGCGTGCGTCTTCCATCGGGAGTGTGCCTCTTTTTGCGTACCGTTTTCCGGTATTTTCCGGTATTTTGCCGACGGCGCCCCTCACTTCCCTGGTCATGCGCAGGTTTCCGATTAATTCTTGATTCTCCAAGTCCGCAGCGGCGTTTGCCGTCACGCGGACTTTTTTAATTCGGAGAGGATGAACTTTTTATGCGTACATGGATGATTGCCAAACAATTGGCCAAAGAATGGAACGGACGGACGCTGTTCGAAAAAGTGGACCTGGAAGTGACGGAAGGCGAGCGGCTGGCGCTGTTCGGACGCAACGGCTGCGGCAAGACGACGCTGCTGCGCATACTCGCCGGCATGGAGCAGGCGACGGAAGGCAGTGTGGAGCGGCTGCTGCCGCTCGAAGAATGGGGCATGATGAAGCAGCACGAAGACGTGCCGGCCGATACGACAGCACTCGAACGGGCGTATCTGGAGCACGGTCGCCTGCATGCGCTCAAGCGCAAGCTGGATCGCCTGGCGCAGCACATGGGCGGCTCCGGCGAACAGGCGCAGCAGGCGCTGGAAGCGTATGGCCCCGTGCTCGAAGCGTACGAAGCGGAAGGCGGATTCCAGTGGGAAAACGAAGTGGACAAGCAGCTGCAGCGGATCGGCATGCCCAAACCAAGTTGGAATCTGCCGTATGCGTCGCTCAGCGGCGGCCAGAAAACGCGGGTGCGCCTGGCCGCGCTGCTGGCCAAATCGCCCAAGCTGCTCATTCTCGACGAGCCGACCAACCATCTGGACGAAGAGAGCCTGCATTGGCTTGAAGACCAGCTGCGCAGCTATGCGGGTACGCTGCTGTTCGTCTCGCACGACCGGCAGTTTATCGACGAGGTGGCGACCGCCGTCTGCGAGCTGAACCCGGACGGCATCGTGAAATACCGCGGCGGCTACACCGAGTACCAGAGCCACAAGGAACGCGAACTGCGCGAACACGAAGCGCTGCACAAAAAGCAGGAGCAGCAGCGCAAAGCGCTCGAAGAGTCGATCCGCAATTACCAGCAGTGGTTCCTGCAGGCGCATAGCGCCGCGTCGCACCAAAACGAAGTCAAAATTACGCAGAGCTATTACAAAGCCAAAGCCAAAAAGAACATTTCGCGCTATCATGCCAAGCAGAAGCAGCTGGAACGGCTCGATGCCGAAAGCGTAGGCAGCGTGCGCCGGGCACCCAAGCTGAACATGAAACTTGAAGACGAAGGCTTCGAAGCGCGCACGCTGCTGCGGTTCGAGCACGTGGACTTTGCTTACGAAGGCCGGGACATTTTGCGGCAGATCCATCTGCGGCTGAATCGCGGCGACCGCCTGGCGGTGCGCGGCCCGAACGGAAGCGGGAAAACGACGCTGCTGCGCCTGGCTACCGGCCGGCTTGAGCCGACAAGCGGCCGCGTCGCCCTGCATCCGAACGTCAAGATCGGCTATTTCTCGCAGGAGCTGGAAGGGCTGCCGACCGGGCAGACGCTGCTAGGCAGCCTGCTGGAACTGCCGAACATGACGCAGACGCAGGCCCGTACGTTATTGGGATGTTTTCTGTTTCCGCGCGAAGACGCATTCAAGCGGATCGGCGAGCTCAGTATGGGCGAGAAGTGCCGGGCGGCGTTTATCCGGCTGTACTTCGGAGGGTCGAACCTGCTCGTGCTCGACGAGCCGAACAATTATCTCGATATCGAGACGCGCGAGGTGATGGAGTCGGCGCTTATGCGCTACGAAGGCGCGCTGCTGCTCGTCTCGCACGACCGGATGCTGGTGCGCCGGGCGGCGAACCGGATCGCGGAGCTGGACGGGCAGGGCGGCTTCACGCTGTTCGAAGGCAGTCTCGACGAACGGGAAGAAGACCTGAAGCGGGCAGAGCGTCATCCCGGCGGCCGCGAAGACAACGAGCGGCGCCTGATGCTGGAGCTGAAGCTTGCGCAGCTGCTGCGCGGCGAAGCGGACAGCCGGGCGGACAGCGAGAAGCGCAGACCGGAGAGCGGCGCGCTGCCGGAGGCGTTCTCGGACGAAGCGATGAGCGAGATTCGCGAGGTGAAGCAGAAGCTTGCGGCGCTGTCGCATCTTGCGGACAGAACGTAGCCGTTTTCGCCGCGGCGGAAATTCGCATTGACGCAGCCGGAAGCTTTTTAGTAGAATATAGGTGTGTAACATACAACATTTAATTCAAACATATCTTTTGCCGCGATGATGGAGAAGAGTAAGCGCCGACGCCGAACAGGGAGAAAATGCCGTGGATTGAGAGCATTTTCGCGACAACGCCGATGCCGAAGTTCGCTCCGGAGCCGCTGTCTGAACCGGGCGCCCTGCGCTTCGCACTAGGACAGCCGGGTCGACGACCCGTTATCTTCGTCTCCGAGAGAAGTCGGCCGCTGCGGCCGCGAGTTTCCCGATTGCCGGTATCCGGCGGGAAAACTTCTGAATTAGGGTGGTAACGCGATCTTTTCGTCCCTTGGGGCGGGAAGATCTTTTTGTTTTTCGGGCCTTTTTTTGGCAAAAGAGATCACGATCGAATACTTCCCTTGGCGGGAAAGGAGTCTGCGGACGATGAGAGAACGTTTGGAACAATTGAAAGCCGAAGCGCTTGAGGAACTTCACAGCGTAGCGGACGCGAAGCAGCTCGACGAACTGCGCGTCAAATATCAGGGCAAAAAAGGCAAATTGACCGAGATTCTGCGCGGCATGGGCGGACTGTCCGCCGAAGAACGTCCGGTTATCGGGCAGCTGGCGAACGAAGTGCGCGACGCGATCGACGCGGCCGTAAGTGCGCACAGCGAGCGGTTCGAACGCGAAGAAACGGAGCG
This genomic window contains:
- a CDS encoding LacI family DNA-binding transcriptional regulator yields the protein MTKNISDIAQMAGVAKSTVSRYLNGGSVSAKTKQKLERITREAGYVPNTFAQSLKAKRTHLIGTIVPRLDSFAAAQTMTGIDEELRTAGGRMLVYNAGQDPQREIEAMQDLARQKVAGIILMPAQVTDEHLRAAEAAGIPVLLVGQGSNRLHSLVYDDYRAGLLMGRHVLGMGHRRIAYLGVTEDDEAVGRRRKEGFRAAAADCADCDISYYESSFAIGDARLAAETILDECAPSLIVCATDNLALGVVKTAHLRGLSIPSQLSVTGFGGYEVTAIINPELTTVRFPYYEAGKHAARSMLKLTAGEEVERLTVLDVELLARESVDNLNKPSV
- the abc-f gene encoding ribosomal protection-like ABC-F family protein, with protein sequence MRTWMIAKQLAKEWNGRTLFEKVDLEVTEGERLALFGRNGCGKTTLLRILAGMEQATEGSVERLLPLEEWGMMKQHEDVPADTTALERAYLEHGRLHALKRKLDRLAQHMGGSGEQAQQALEAYGPVLEAYEAEGGFQWENEVDKQLQRIGMPKPSWNLPYASLSGGQKTRVRLAALLAKSPKLLILDEPTNHLDEESLHWLEDQLRSYAGTLLFVSHDRQFIDEVATAVCELNPDGIVKYRGGYTEYQSHKERELREHEALHKKQEQQRKALEESIRNYQQWFLQAHSAASHQNEVKITQSYYKAKAKKNISRYHAKQKQLERLDAESVGSVRRAPKLNMKLEDEGFEARTLLRFEHVDFAYEGRDILRQIHLRLNRGDRLAVRGPNGSGKTTLLRLATGRLEPTSGRVALHPNVKIGYFSQELEGLPTGQTLLGSLLELPNMTQTQARTLLGCFLFPREDAFKRIGELSMGEKCRAAFIRLYFGGSNLLVLDEPNNYLDIETREVMESALMRYEGALLLVSHDRMLVRRAANRIAELDGQGGFTLFEGSLDEREEDLKRAERHPGGREDNERRLMLELKLAQLLRGEADSRADSEKRRPESGALPEAFSDEAMSEIREVKQKLAALSHLADRT